One Poecilia reticulata strain Guanapo linkage group LG4, Guppy_female_1.0+MT, whole genome shotgun sequence genomic window carries:
- the LOC103463898 gene encoding CD276 antigen-like yields MRVECANNGRVSLFPTEKPVAVGAVPRSLYALLCAREGAMPATPWRGAALLLYCVCLCAALEPRDCILGEVGEPVLLPCHPNFGRLLNFSVEWRNHDKAVFRSLWDGDGNVETWSVNYARIPTDAATSGNFSLELPSAQPKHDRSRYSLFLLSGENQSAPACTRCLRVAASFRIPEVRKEEGTEWSYLCRSYGGYPEPAVYWLINDGRQPPNGSVRTWAQALPDSHLYNVTSQLTVNVSKDDTVSCTIKNPSTNETLTVKLGASSSGSRASQGMWIFSTVLCVVVAIMVLSGIYYQIHLDKISKMRKKEYEEPRRGRRYQYKQATEGMMPEPKETDV; encoded by the exons ATGCGTGTGGAGTGTGCCAATAATGGACGAGTTTCGCTTTTCCCAACTGAAAAGCCAGTCGCTGTAGGAGCCGTTCCGCGGTCTTTGTATGCGCTCTTGTGCGCCAGGGAAGGCGCGATGCCGGCGACACCGTGGCGCGGCGCGGCGCTGCTGCTCTACTGCGTGTGTTTGTGCGCCGCTCTGG AGCCGCGAGACTGCATCCTCGGTGAAGTGGGAGAGCCGGTGCTGCTGCCCTGCCACCCTAACTTTGGGAGATTGTTGAACTTTTCCGTTGAGTGGAGGAACCACGACAAAGCCGTGTTCAGATCGCTGTGGGACGGGGATGGGAACGTGGAGACGTGGAGCGTGAATTATGCCAGGATTCCCACAGACGCAGCGACCAGTGGAAACTTCTCCCTGGAGCTGCCGTCAGCTCAGCCCAAACACGACAGGAGCCGATACAGCCTGTTCCTGCTGTCAGGGGAGAACCAGAGCGCGCCTGCGTGTACCAGGTGTCTCAGGGTCGCAG CCAGCTTTAGGATCCCTGAGGTGAGGAAGGAAGAAGGCACAGAATGGTCCTACCTGTGTCGGTCGTATGGGGGCTACCCAGAGCCTGCCGTCTACTGGCTCATCAACGACGGCCGACAGCCCCCCAACGGCTCCGTGAGGACCTGGGCCCAGGCGCTCCCTGACTCCCATCTATACAACGTCACCAGCCAGCTGACCGTCAACGTTTCCAAAGACGACACAGTGTCGTGCACCATCAAGAACCCGTCCACGAACGAAACCCTGACGGTCAAAT TGGGAGCCAGCAGCAGTGGGAGTCGCGCGTCGCAGGGCATGTGGATCTTCAGCACAGTCCTGTGCGTGGTGGTCGCCATAATGGTGCTTTCCGGGATCTACTATCAGATTCACCTGGACAAGATAAGCAAGATGAGGAAGAAGGAGTACGAGGAACCACGGAGAG GTCGACGATATCAGTACAAGCAGGCGACTGAGGGAATGATGCCAGAGCCAAAAGAGACTGACGTGTGA
- the LOC103463900 gene encoding uncharacterized protein LOC103463900 isoform X1, whose amino-acid sequence MPKTKMEASDHDYSYPLANAEAEHQQLHITVQTGRSLPSMKKCHCCPSPQYHCPFCGPGFFKPTKLSKVKIHMDGHFNKAVSYLDYTIHRCGLGCRKRQHFHCLYCTATVLRKRDLKVHLSFCHMKHTRTPSVQTSDSPAPAQDPNPTRSAWDSKPTRSTHIPNPTKLAYCAKLEEVLPSWLNNTLLILRDPVVHTRSEKPSELQPLPSPGLVGMKEDKIKMSKDHDYGSNLAEAEPKENKLHITIQTGRSLPFVKKCRCCPSPQYHCPFCGLEFFKPTKLSKLKIHLSGHIKKAIPHGDYTIHRCGLSCRKQQHFHCLYCTATVLRKRDLKVHLSCHIKHTRTPPASDQSSDSSFEMPTQTLAPTSSAQTPSPVTSVLSPNPTSLPHSPKKRACSTKLEEVLPLRPNKIDPYSLPQNPLVQTCVKQLSVVKPRCFPDCGGTQSRGSGPSMMVSTLVSNH is encoded by the exons ATGcccaaaacaaagatggaggcGTCTGACCATGATTACAGTTACCCTCTCGCCAATGCTGAGGCTGAACACCAACAA CTCCATATAACAGTTCAGACGGGGCGTTCACTGCCGTCTATGAAAAAGTGTCACTGCTGTCCATCTCCACAGTATCATTGTCCGTTTTGCGGGCCAGGATTTTTTAAGCCCACTAAACTGTCAAAGGTCAAGATCCACATGGACGGTCATTTTAATAAAGCAGTTTCCTATCTAG ATTACACCATTCATAGATGTGGACTCGGTTGCAGGAAACGGCAACACTTTCACTGCTTGTACTGCACGGCTACCGTACTCAGGAAAAGAGACCTTAAAGTCCATCTTTCATTCTGCCACATGAAACACACCCGAACACCGTCTGTTCAGACCTCAGACTCTCCAGCGCCGGCACAAGACCCAAACCCCACACGGTCTGCCTGGGACTCAAAACCTACACGGTCTACCCACATCCCAAATCCTACAAAACTTGCTTACTGTGCAAAGTTAGAGGAAGTACTGCCTTCATGGCTTAACAACACTCTCCTCATTCTCCGGGACCCTGTAGTTCACACACGCTCAGAGAAACCCTCCGAGCTCCAGCCTCTTCCCTCTCCGGGCCTTGTTGGTATGAAAGAGGATAAAATAAAGATGTCCAAAGACCATGACTATGGTTCCAACCTTGCTGAGGCTGAACCAAAGGAGAACAAG ctCCATATAACAATTCAGACGGGGCGTTCACTGCCCTTTGTGAAAAAGTGTCGCTGCTGCCCATCTCCACAGTATCACTGTCCGTTTTGTGGTCTAGAATTTTTTAAACCCACAAAACTGTCAAAGCTCAAAATTCATTTGAGTGGACATATTAAAAAAGCAATTCCCCATGGAG ATTACACCATTCATAGATGTGGACTCAGTTGCAGGAAACAGCAACACTTTCATTGTTTGTATTGTACGGCTACGGTGCTCAGAAAAAGAGACCTGAAAGTCCATCTTTCATGCCACATAAAACATACAAGAACTCCTCCAGCTTCTGACCAGAGCTCAGACTCTTCTTTTGAGATGCCTACCCAAACCCTGGCCCCTACATCCTCTGCCCAGACACCAAGTCCTGTAACATCTGTCCTGAGCCCAAACCCAACATCACTTCCCCACAGCCCCAAAAAACGAGCTTGCAGCACTAAGTTAGAGGAAGTACTGCCTTTAAGACCAAACAAAATTGACCCGTATAGCCTCCCTCAGAACCCTCTAGTTCAAACGTGTGTCAAACAACTTTCTGTGGTAAAACCTCGCTGCTTTCCAGATTGTGGTGGGACACAATCTAGAGGCTCAGGACCATCTATGATGGTTTCAACATTGGTGAGCAATCATTGA
- the LOC103463900 gene encoding uncharacterized protein LOC103463900 isoform X2, which produces MKKCHCCPSPQYHCPFCGPGFFKPTKLSKVKIHMDGHFNKAVSYLDYTIHRCGLGCRKRQHFHCLYCTATVLRKRDLKVHLSFCHMKHTRTPSVQTSDSPAPAQDPNPTRSAWDSKPTRSTHIPNPTKLAYCAKLEEVLPSWLNNTLLILRDPVVHTRSEKPSELQPLPSPGLVGMKEDKIKMSKDHDYGSNLAEAEPKENKLHITIQTGRSLPFVKKCRCCPSPQYHCPFCGLEFFKPTKLSKLKIHLSGHIKKAIPHGDYTIHRCGLSCRKQQHFHCLYCTATVLRKRDLKVHLSCHIKHTRTPPASDQSSDSSFEMPTQTLAPTSSAQTPSPVTSVLSPNPTSLPHSPKKRACSTKLEEVLPLRPNKIDPYSLPQNPLVQTCVKQLSVVKPRCFPDCGGTQSRGSGPSMMVSTLVSNH; this is translated from the exons ATGAAAAAGTGTCACTGCTGTCCATCTCCACAGTATCATTGTCCGTTTTGCGGGCCAGGATTTTTTAAGCCCACTAAACTGTCAAAGGTCAAGATCCACATGGACGGTCATTTTAATAAAGCAGTTTCCTATCTAG ATTACACCATTCATAGATGTGGACTCGGTTGCAGGAAACGGCAACACTTTCACTGCTTGTACTGCACGGCTACCGTACTCAGGAAAAGAGACCTTAAAGTCCATCTTTCATTCTGCCACATGAAACACACCCGAACACCGTCTGTTCAGACCTCAGACTCTCCAGCGCCGGCACAAGACCCAAACCCCACACGGTCTGCCTGGGACTCAAAACCTACACGGTCTACCCACATCCCAAATCCTACAAAACTTGCTTACTGTGCAAAGTTAGAGGAAGTACTGCCTTCATGGCTTAACAACACTCTCCTCATTCTCCGGGACCCTGTAGTTCACACACGCTCAGAGAAACCCTCCGAGCTCCAGCCTCTTCCCTCTCCGGGCCTTGTTGGTATGAAAGAGGATAAAATAAAGATGTCCAAAGACCATGACTATGGTTCCAACCTTGCTGAGGCTGAACCAAAGGAGAACAAG ctCCATATAACAATTCAGACGGGGCGTTCACTGCCCTTTGTGAAAAAGTGTCGCTGCTGCCCATCTCCACAGTATCACTGTCCGTTTTGTGGTCTAGAATTTTTTAAACCCACAAAACTGTCAAAGCTCAAAATTCATTTGAGTGGACATATTAAAAAAGCAATTCCCCATGGAG ATTACACCATTCATAGATGTGGACTCAGTTGCAGGAAACAGCAACACTTTCATTGTTTGTATTGTACGGCTACGGTGCTCAGAAAAAGAGACCTGAAAGTCCATCTTTCATGCCACATAAAACATACAAGAACTCCTCCAGCTTCTGACCAGAGCTCAGACTCTTCTTTTGAGATGCCTACCCAAACCCTGGCCCCTACATCCTCTGCCCAGACACCAAGTCCTGTAACATCTGTCCTGAGCCCAAACCCAACATCACTTCCCCACAGCCCCAAAAAACGAGCTTGCAGCACTAAGTTAGAGGAAGTACTGCCTTTAAGACCAAACAAAATTGACCCGTATAGCCTCCCTCAGAACCCTCTAGTTCAAACGTGTGTCAAACAACTTTCTGTGGTAAAACCTCGCTGCTTTCCAGATTGTGGTGGGACACAATCTAGAGGCTCAGGACCATCTATGATGGTTTCAACATTGGTGAGCAATCATTGA
- the tbc1d23 gene encoding TBC1 domain family member 23 isoform X1 has translation MADTVEEAQGSWDQDLAEALDSGGSDSEMERGIMQIQEHSVEHRAKMWKIALNVSGKGDSLSPWDGVLDLPEQTLIHNRSQQLIDQLGVSEEEGSEMVSDVESVITFYCKSRNITFTSELSLPHLLKPLLGLKLPRSDLYNCFYAIMNKYIPRECIPKGRPFHLYRLLLQYHEPELCSFLDTKKITPDSYAINWLGSLFSSHCRPEVTQALWDSYLQQADPFLIFFLMLIILVNAKETVLAEEAESKEDVIKMLETSPSLLEAEDIEDLFSLAQHYQSKTPLSLRKMNQNLFGSSLVALKEEDTDLSQALCLPVSVPEILQANQLQQDGVRFFVVDCRPAEQYNAGHLSTAFHLDSDLMLQNPSEFALSVKSLLEAQKQSLESGSIASGEHLCFMGSGREEEDMYMNMVLAHFLQKNKEYVSIAKGGFMALQKHLVDMNVEGLDSSYMNWIVSTSGSHSSLSSVDGESLSSPGDGKGVKSLVNKMTFALKSKSVNVKEKMISFIENTSTPVDRISFNLPWPEKVIPDRHVSSSDRVGKPYRGVKPVFSIGDEEEYDTDEIDSSSMSDDDRKEIVNIQTWINKPDIKHHIPCNEVKETGHMFPSHLLITATHMYCLREIASRKGFAYIQSRQALSSVVKITSKKKHPELITFKFGTNNSAGVEISAVERYLIPNAGDATKVIKQQIMKVLDALESS, from the exons GGACCAGGATTTAGCTGAGGCTCTGGACTCTGGTGGGTCAGACAGTGAGATGGAGAGGGGCATCATGCAAATCCAAGAGCATTCAGTTGAACACAGAGCCAAAATGTGGAAG ATTGCTCTGAACGTCTCCGGAAAAGGAGACAGCCTGTCCCCGTGGGACGGTGTGCTTGATTTACCAGAACAGACGCTCATTCACAACCGCagtcagcagctgattg ACCAGCTGGGAGTttcagaggaggaggggagCGAGATGGTGTCCGACGTGGAGTCGGTTATCACATTCTACTGCAAGTCTCGCAACATCACCTTCACCTCTGAGCTCAGCTTGCCTCACCTGCTCAAACCGCTGCTGGGACTGAAGTTGCCCCGCAGCGACCTCTACAACTGTTTCTACGCCATTATGAACAAATACATCCCCAG GGAGTGCATCCCGAAAGGACGACCCTTCCACCTTTACAGACTGTTGCTGCAGTACCATGAGCCGGAGCTGTGCTCCTTCctagacaccaaaaaaatcACACCCGACTCCTACGCAATCAACTGG ctggggagtttgttttccagtcacTGCAGGCCCGAAGTTACTCAGGCCCTGTGGGACTCATACCTCCAGCAGGCAGATCCTTtcctcatcttcttcctcaTGCTAATCATCCTCGTCAATGCCAA AGAAACCGTTCTtgcagaagaagcagagagcAAAGAGGACGTCATCA AAATGTTGGAGACGTCTCCTTCTCTGCTGGAAGCAGAAGACATtgaagatttgttttcattggcCCAGCATTACCAGAGCAAAACCCCGCTGTCACTTAGAAAG ATGAATCAGAATCTGTTTGGTAGCAGCCTGGTGGCTCTTAAAGAGGAAGATACTGACCTGAGTCAGGCTCTGTGTCTCCCCGTGTCTGTCCCAGAGATCCTGCAGGCCAACCAGCTTCAGCAG GACGGGGTGCGCTTCTTTGTGGTGGACTGTCGGCCTGCAGAGCAGTACAACGCTGGACACCTGTCCACAGCCTTCCATCTGGACTCTGACCTG ATGCTCCAGAACCCCTCTGAGTTTGCACTGTCTGTGAAGTCCCTGTTGGAGGCTCAGAAGCAGTCTTTAGAGTCGGGCTCCATCGCCAGCGGAGAGCACCTGTGCTTCATGGGCAGcgggagagaggaggaggacatgTACATGAACATGGTGCTGGCCCATTTCCTACAG aaaaacaaagaatatgtGAGCATTGCTAAGGGAGGCTTTATGG CCCTCCAGAAGCACCTGGTGGACATGAACGTCGAAGGCCTCGACTCTTCATACATGAACTGGATAGTCAGCACATCTGGATCTCACAGCAGCCTCAGCTCTGTGGAT GGAGAGTCTTTGAGCAGCCCTGGAGACGGCAAAGGCGTGAAGTCTCTGGTCAACAAAATGACTTTCGCTCTCAAGTCCAAGTCTGTTAACGTGAAGGAGAAGATGATCAGCTTCATCGAGAACACATCCACGCCTGTAGACAG AATATCTTTCAATCTGCCTTGGCCTGAGAAGGTGATTCCAGATCG ACACGTGAGCAGCAGCGACCGTGTTGGGAAACCGTACCGGGGCGTGAAGCCGGTCTTTAGCATTGGCGACGAAGAGGAGTACGACACAG atgAGATCGACAGCTCCTCGATGTCAGACGACGACCGAAAGGAGATTGTGAACATTCAGACGTGGATCAACAAGCCCGACATTAAACACCACATTCCCTGTAATGAAGTTAAAGAAACAGGTCACATGTTTCCCAG TCACTTGTTGATCACGGCGACCCACATGTACTGCCTCAGGGAGATTGCCTCCAGGAAAGGATTTGCTTACATCCAGTCCAGACAGGCGCTGAGCTCCGTGGTGAAGATCACATCCAAAAAGAAGCACCCAGAACTTATCACCTTCAAATTCGGGACCAACAATTCAGCTGGAGTGGAAATATCTGCAGTTGAGAG ATATTTGATACCAAATGCAGGCGACGCCACTAAAGTCATCAAGCAGCAGATCATGAAAGTATTAGACGCTCTGGAGAGCTCGTAA
- the tbc1d23 gene encoding TBC1 domain family member 23 isoform X2: MADTVEEAQGSWDQDLAEALDSGGSDSEMERGIMQIQEHSVEHRAKMWKIALNVSGKGDSLSPWDGVLDLPEQTLIHNRSQQLIDQLGVSEEEGSEMVSDVESVITFYCKSRNITFTSELSLPHLLKPLLGLKLPRSDLYNCFYAIMNKYIPRECIPKGRPFHLYRLLLQYHEPELCSFLDTKKITPDSYAINWLGSLFSSHCRPEVTQALWDSYLQQADPFLIFFLMLIILVNAKETVLAEEAESKEDVIKMLETSPSLLEAEDIEDLFSLAQHYQSKTPLSLRKMNQNLFGSSLVALKEEDTDLSQALCLPVSVPEILQANQLQQDGVRFFVVDCRPAEQYNAGHLSTAFHLDSDLMLQNPSEFALSVKSLLEAQKQSLESGSIASGEHLCFMGSGREEEDMYMNMVLAHFLQKNKEYVSIAKGGFMALQKHLVDMNVEGLDSSYMNWIVSTSGSHSSLSSVDGESLSSPGDGKGVKSLVNKMTFALKSKSVNVKEKMISFIENTSTPVDRHVSSSDRVGKPYRGVKPVFSIGDEEEYDTDEIDSSSMSDDDRKEIVNIQTWINKPDIKHHIPCNEVKETGHMFPSHLLITATHMYCLREIASRKGFAYIQSRQALSSVVKITSKKKHPELITFKFGTNNSAGVEISAVERYLIPNAGDATKVIKQQIMKVLDALESS; encoded by the exons GGACCAGGATTTAGCTGAGGCTCTGGACTCTGGTGGGTCAGACAGTGAGATGGAGAGGGGCATCATGCAAATCCAAGAGCATTCAGTTGAACACAGAGCCAAAATGTGGAAG ATTGCTCTGAACGTCTCCGGAAAAGGAGACAGCCTGTCCCCGTGGGACGGTGTGCTTGATTTACCAGAACAGACGCTCATTCACAACCGCagtcagcagctgattg ACCAGCTGGGAGTttcagaggaggaggggagCGAGATGGTGTCCGACGTGGAGTCGGTTATCACATTCTACTGCAAGTCTCGCAACATCACCTTCACCTCTGAGCTCAGCTTGCCTCACCTGCTCAAACCGCTGCTGGGACTGAAGTTGCCCCGCAGCGACCTCTACAACTGTTTCTACGCCATTATGAACAAATACATCCCCAG GGAGTGCATCCCGAAAGGACGACCCTTCCACCTTTACAGACTGTTGCTGCAGTACCATGAGCCGGAGCTGTGCTCCTTCctagacaccaaaaaaatcACACCCGACTCCTACGCAATCAACTGG ctggggagtttgttttccagtcacTGCAGGCCCGAAGTTACTCAGGCCCTGTGGGACTCATACCTCCAGCAGGCAGATCCTTtcctcatcttcttcctcaTGCTAATCATCCTCGTCAATGCCAA AGAAACCGTTCTtgcagaagaagcagagagcAAAGAGGACGTCATCA AAATGTTGGAGACGTCTCCTTCTCTGCTGGAAGCAGAAGACATtgaagatttgttttcattggcCCAGCATTACCAGAGCAAAACCCCGCTGTCACTTAGAAAG ATGAATCAGAATCTGTTTGGTAGCAGCCTGGTGGCTCTTAAAGAGGAAGATACTGACCTGAGTCAGGCTCTGTGTCTCCCCGTGTCTGTCCCAGAGATCCTGCAGGCCAACCAGCTTCAGCAG GACGGGGTGCGCTTCTTTGTGGTGGACTGTCGGCCTGCAGAGCAGTACAACGCTGGACACCTGTCCACAGCCTTCCATCTGGACTCTGACCTG ATGCTCCAGAACCCCTCTGAGTTTGCACTGTCTGTGAAGTCCCTGTTGGAGGCTCAGAAGCAGTCTTTAGAGTCGGGCTCCATCGCCAGCGGAGAGCACCTGTGCTTCATGGGCAGcgggagagaggaggaggacatgTACATGAACATGGTGCTGGCCCATTTCCTACAG aaaaacaaagaatatgtGAGCATTGCTAAGGGAGGCTTTATGG CCCTCCAGAAGCACCTGGTGGACATGAACGTCGAAGGCCTCGACTCTTCATACATGAACTGGATAGTCAGCACATCTGGATCTCACAGCAGCCTCAGCTCTGTGGAT GGAGAGTCTTTGAGCAGCCCTGGAGACGGCAAAGGCGTGAAGTCTCTGGTCAACAAAATGACTTTCGCTCTCAAGTCCAAGTCTGTTAACGTGAAGGAGAAGATGATCAGCTTCATCGAGAACACATCCACGCCTGTAGACAG ACACGTGAGCAGCAGCGACCGTGTTGGGAAACCGTACCGGGGCGTGAAGCCGGTCTTTAGCATTGGCGACGAAGAGGAGTACGACACAG atgAGATCGACAGCTCCTCGATGTCAGACGACGACCGAAAGGAGATTGTGAACATTCAGACGTGGATCAACAAGCCCGACATTAAACACCACATTCCCTGTAATGAAGTTAAAGAAACAGGTCACATGTTTCCCAG TCACTTGTTGATCACGGCGACCCACATGTACTGCCTCAGGGAGATTGCCTCCAGGAAAGGATTTGCTTACATCCAGTCCAGACAGGCGCTGAGCTCCGTGGTGAAGATCACATCCAAAAAGAAGCACCCAGAACTTATCACCTTCAAATTCGGGACCAACAATTCAGCTGGAGTGGAAATATCTGCAGTTGAGAG ATATTTGATACCAAATGCAGGCGACGCCACTAAAGTCATCAAGCAGCAGATCATGAAAGTATTAGACGCTCTGGAGAGCTCGTAA
- the nit2 gene encoding omega-amidase NIT2, which yields MTAVTRVMLKFRLAVVQLQVSSDKANNLSKVRRLVKEAAGQGSKVVLLPECFNSPYGTSFFSKYAEKIPGESTQMLSEVAKENKLHLVGGSIPEEDSGKLYNTCAVFGPEGELILKHRKIHLFDIDVPGKIRFQESETLSPGNSLSTFDTPFCRVGVGICYDMRFAELAQLYNRKGCQLLVYPGAFNMMTGPAHWELLQRARALDNQMYVATASPARDEAASYVAWGHSTVVNPWGEVIAKAGHEESIIYADIDLQYLADIRQQIPISSQRRDDLYAVTAMQQGSG from the exons ATGACCGCTGTGACCAGAGTAATGTTGA AGTTCCGCCTGGCTGTGGTCCAACTGCAGGTGAGCAGTGACAAAGCGAACAACCTGAGCAAAGTGCGGAGGCTGGTGAAGGAGGCAGCGGGACAGGGCAGCAAAGTGGTGCTGCTGCCG GAATGCTTCAACTCTCCGTACGGAACGAGCTTCTTCTCCAAGTATGCTGAGAAGATCCCAGGAGAATCCACCCAGATGCTGTCGGAGGTGGCGAAGGAGAACAAGCTGCATCTGGTGGGAG GCTCAATCCCTGAAGAGGACAGCGGGAAGCTGTACAACACCTGTGCCGTGTTCGGTCCTGAAGGAGAGCTGATTCTCAAGCACCGGAAG ATTCACCTGTTCGACATCGACGTTCCAGGGAAAATCCGCTTCCAGGAGTCTGAGACGCTGAGCCCCGGGAACAGTCTGTCCACGTTCGACACAC CGTTCTGTAGGGTGGGAGTCGGAATCTGCTACGACATGAGGTTCGCGGAGCTCGCTCAGCTCTACAACAGGAAAG GCTGCCAGCTGCTGGTTTACCCCGGAGCCTTCAACATGATGACAGGCCCCGCCCACTgggagctgctgcagagggCCAG GGCCCTCGATAACCAGATGTACGTGGCCACAGCGTCGCCTGCCAGAGACGAAGCTGCGTCCTATGTGGCCTGGGGTCACAGCACCGTGGTGAACCCGTG GGGAGAGGTCATCGCCAAGGCTGGGCATGAGGAATCCATCATCTACGCCGATATCG ACCTGCAGTACTTGGCCGACATCCGGCAGCAGATCCCAATCAGCTCCCAGCGTCGGGACGACCTCTACGCCGTGACGGCCATGCAGCAAGGATCGGGCTGA